In a single window of the Clavelina lepadiformis unplaced genomic scaffold, kaClaLepa1.1 scaffold_84, whole genome shotgun sequence genome:
- the LOC143472691 gene encoding centrosomal protein of 76 kDa-like — MEISSATIQRLRELIHKQVAEIGIQDVIEDTIANFPMKDQCSPDMVMDSLKQRGIIENIHGNVLNQSSAINKSSVKTYDSIKTPISPFKSVSREPIPGCLVLCIHGGKAFLEHLNSTEPESSKNSSFTLHIHFRGQRCRSKPVPVSCEPNIFEEFLLNLNGHETEACLTEANILSMCDPIHLILTKTDPDDTCSLISSHGLEWRHALASENYVMSKSIEMMGVGTECTIPAGILNVKLQFVTSRNISHFTKKIIDAQLQLEQQRMAERDRLFLIYAKQWWKEYLQLREEHKFRQVKIFAQDECGTNRPVFCYVQPIDVGRLIPSPLAAARFVSVLAFENPSNIGTGCKADQWQTLHAFLCSLKGQQEDHSNLLCSILLGFGLDAYVCVGTKGTSINYTWVATRYCDGKTVFFWDPLTGHRYAHHKIDADDSPVMKKIRTDHPFHNIGCLYNHEHFYANLQHLDTVETTDFSVENSSLWKAMNLDAIKAVSGSLHPSICSPPPPLLPPSLDTCALASDMEAKMRALVTVHRKSLSLSTVWDHKLGSLLGPSLASYEVERSCGLPNIGNIDFQDAIRRYVPEGNTFKGFPVQYLHCNAQHAFETSLKNGVCSDIVECRGDDIKLAVRVHITTFPDDAVATWIMFACRYCSVL; from the exons GTAATGGACAGTTTAAAACAGAGAGGtattattgaaaatattcatGGGAATGTTCTCAACCAGTCCAGCGCTATTAACAAATCTTCTGTTAAAACTTATGATTCCATCAAAACTCCTATTTCTCCTTTCAAGAGTGTCT CAAGAGAACCAATTCCTGGCTGTTTGGTCTTATGCATTCATGGTGGAAAAGCTTTTCTTGAACACTTAAATTCTACCGAACCTGAAAGTAGCAAAaattcttcgtttactttgcATATCCATTTTCGAGGACAACGATGTCGATCTAAACCTGTACCGGTATCATGTGAACCTAATATTTTTGAAGAATTTCTCCTCAACTTAAATGGACATGAAACAG AAGCTTGTTTGACCGAGGCAAATATATTATCAATGTGTGATccaattcatttaattttaactaaaactGATCCTGACGATACCTGTTCACTGATTTCCTCACATGGACTGGAATGGAGGCATGCATTAGCATCGGAAAATTATGTTATGAGCAAGTCTATTGAAATGATGGGTGTTG GTACTGAATGTACAATACCTGCGGGTATATTGAATGTTAAGTTACAATTTGTGACATCTCGCAACATATCACATTTCACTAAGAAAATCATTGATGCACAACTACAGCTTGAACAACAACGAATGGCTGAAAGAGAtcgtttgtttttaatttatgcaAAGCAATGGTGGAAGGAGTATTTACAACTGAGAGAAGAACATAAGTTTCgtcaagtaaaaatttttgcacag GACGAATGCGGTACAAATAGGCCTGTGTTTTGTTATGTTCAACCAATTGATGTGGGAAGATTAATTCCAAGTCCATTAGCAGCAGCTAG gtttgtaAGTGTTTTGGCTTTTGAAAACCCTTCAAATATTGGTACAGGATGCAAGGCAGATCAGTGGCAAACTCTTCATGCATTTCTATGCTCACTTAAG GGTCAACAGGAGGATCATAGTAATCTACTTTGCAGCATTCTGCTTGGGTTTGGTTTGGATGCATATGTGTGTGTCGGTACAAAAGGAACAAGTATTAACTACACGTGGGTTGCAACACGGTACTGTGATGGAAAGACTGTATTCTTTTGGGACCCTTTGACTGGTCACAG GTATGCCCATCATAAGATTGATGCTGACGATTCTCCTGTAATGAAGAAAATTAGAACGGATCATCCCTTTCATAATATTG gttGCCTTTATAATCATGAACACTTTTATGCAAATTTACAACACCTTGACACAGTGGAAACTACAGATTTCAGTGTGGAAAATTCATCGCTTTGGAAAGCAATGAATTTAGATGCAATAAAGGCTGTCAGTGGTTCCTTACATCCTAGCATATGCTCTCCCCCACCTCCCCTGCTTCCACCTAGTCTTGACACATGCGCTCTTGCAAGCGACATGGAGGCCAAAATGAGAGCATTAGTCACAGTGCATAGAAAG AGCTTGAGCCTTAGTACAGTTTGGGATCACAAGCTTGGTTCCTTGCTTGGACCTTCCCTTGCAAGTTATGAAGTAGAGAGGTCGTGTGGATTGCCAAATATTGGGAATATTGACTTCCAAGATGCTATTCGACGTTATGTACCAGAAGGAAATACTTTTAAAGGCTTTCCAGTGCAGTACCTACATTGCAATGCTCAGCATGCATTTGAAACTTCACTGAA GAATGGCGTTTGTTCTGACATTGTGGAATGCCGTGGTGATGATATAAAGCTTGCAGTGCGTGTTCACATTACCACATTTCCTGATGACGCTGTGGCGACATGGATTATGTTTGCTTGCAGATACTGTTCAGTATTATAA